One Dethiosulfovibrio faecalis genomic region harbors:
- the miaA gene encoding tRNA (adenosine(37)-N6)-dimethylallyltransferase MiaA, with translation MAIPILAVIGPTAVGKTSLSLDFAKALNGEVISVDSRQVYRYMDVGTDKVDHTTRREILHHLIDVVDPDETFSAADFAEQATAAADRIRERGRVPILVGGTPFYYRAMLDEVLTIDVPSDPDIRRELDAVGDEENGPAKLHSILEEVDPDSASRLHVNDTVRVIRAIEIFKLSGKPSSWWRDRPKKESGRFAPLYFGLTRPREELHRTIAKRVRQQFHGGYPEEVRWLLDNGFSPELPSMKGFGYRELVLYHMGKMSLEEGIESDTAATRRFSKRQMTWFRKFSPAIWYDLSEKEYNKVLSSMIDEAVRHLRAGGVVL, from the coding sequence TTGGCTATTCCGATATTGGCCGTTATAGGCCCTACCGCCGTGGGGAAGACCTCCCTGAGTCTGGACTTCGCCAAGGCACTGAACGGAGAGGTTATATCGGTGGACTCCAGGCAGGTCTATCGTTATATGGATGTAGGCACCGATAAAGTGGATCATACGACCAGGAGGGAGATACTGCACCATCTCATAGACGTAGTCGACCCCGATGAGACCTTCAGTGCCGCGGATTTCGCCGAACAGGCAACCGCCGCTGCCGATAGAATAAGGGAGAGAGGGAGGGTCCCCATCCTGGTAGGAGGAACGCCGTTTTACTACAGGGCCATGTTGGACGAGGTCCTTACGATCGACGTTCCCTCCGATCCGGATATCCGAAGGGAGCTGGACGCAGTAGGAGACGAGGAGAACGGTCCTGCCAAGCTACATTCCATCTTGGAGGAGGTGGACCCAGATAGCGCCTCGAGGCTTCACGTCAACGATACGGTGAGGGTGATAAGGGCCATCGAGATATTCAAGCTCTCGGGCAAGCCCTCTTCCTGGTGGCGCGATCGTCCCAAGAAGGAGAGCGGACGGTTCGCCCCATTGTATTTCGGTCTGACCAGGCCGAGAGAAGAGCTTCATCGAACGATAGCCAAGAGGGTTCGTCAGCAGTTTCACGGTGGCTATCCCGAAGAGGTTCGCTGGCTTCTGGACAACGGTTTCTCTCCCGAGCTCCCGTCTATGAAGGGTTTCGGCTACAGAGAGCTGGTACTCTACCATATGGGTAAGATGTCTCTGGAGGAGGGAATCGAGTCCGACACCGCGGCTACCAGACGGTTTTCCAAAAGACAGATGACCTGGTTTAGAAAATTTTCTCCCGCCATATGGTACGATCTCTCGGAAAAAGAGTATAATAAAGTGTTGTCGTCGATGATCGATGAGGCGGTGCGCCATCTGAGAGCCGGGGGTGTCGTCCTGTGA
- the ispH gene encoding 4-hydroxy-3-methylbut-2-enyl diphosphate reductase gives MKVAVAEPTGLCFGVKRAIRTMEEALEEKGRVFCIGSPIHNPQEVQRLVDKGLVVVEDDDWIPPDQPVFVRAHGISPDVHRRLQDKGARIIDGTCPFVRKAQEMAGRLSREGYYLVVLGDENHPEIKGILGYVEGPYMVVSGKKDLRAIDKIDKIGIISQTTQQESTLKELVSEVVGLAREIKVSNTICRATVERQEAVRRLADKVDGIVIIGGHNSANTGKLFRIAQESGTPALWVEQADQLDGRWLSGKGTIGIAAGASTPDWLIKQLQQAML, from the coding sequence GTGAAAGTAGCTGTGGCGGAGCCTACGGGGCTTTGTTTCGGAGTTAAGAGGGCCATCCGTACGATGGAGGAAGCCTTGGAGGAGAAGGGAAGGGTCTTCTGTATAGGCAGCCCTATCCATAACCCTCAGGAGGTTCAGCGATTGGTGGACAAGGGACTGGTCGTAGTGGAAGACGACGATTGGATCCCTCCTGACCAGCCCGTTTTCGTGAGGGCTCACGGGATATCTCCGGACGTGCATCGGCGACTTCAGGACAAAGGCGCCCGCATAATAGACGGGACCTGTCCTTTCGTTAGAAAAGCTCAGGAGATGGCAGGCAGGCTGTCGAGAGAGGGGTATTACCTCGTGGTTCTCGGCGACGAGAACCATCCGGAGATAAAGGGTATCCTAGGTTACGTAGAGGGACCTTATATGGTGGTTTCCGGGAAAAAAGATCTCCGAGCTATTGATAAAATCGATAAAATTGGTATTATATCTCAGACGACCCAGCAGGAATCGACCCTCAAGGAGCTGGTGTCAGAGGTGGTTGGGTTGGCTAGAGAGATAAAGGTCTCCAACACCATATGCAGAGCGACCGTGGAGCGTCAGGAGGCCGTTCGCCGTTTGGCCGATAAGGTCGACGGTATAGTGATAATAGGTGGCCATAACAGTGCCAATACGGGGAAACTTTTCCGCATTGCGCAGGAGTCCGGCACCCCTGCGCTCTGGGTTGAGCAAGCGGATCAGCTCGACGGGAGGTGGTTGTCGGGAAAGGGTACGATAGGTATCGCCGCCGGAGCAAGTACGCCGGATTGGCTTATCAAACAATTACAACAAGCGATGCTTTAA
- a CDS encoding S1 RNA-binding domain-containing protein, with product MSEDMQNYTNEENMTETMDESAPMTMEELLESTGGLEEIHRGKVVSGKVVDQVDGGWLVDVGYKCEGFLPTREWSHHILVDDNEEPELGQELQVQVVNIRQGEESQLIVSRWRCEFDRRWQELEEKISGQETFSVRGLRKVKGGLMVDCCSLEGFIPISHLAEEGRGVNPGKFIDEVFDVKLLEKDRRKRRLVLSRRTILDEELKEQRENFYRDVTEGTVLEGTVSSLTSFGVFVNLGPIDGLVHISELSWQRNAKPKDIAKKGDTVKVKVIGIDQEHNRISLSVKQTQSDPWETITERWKDGDTATGTVTNVTDFGAFVEVEAGIEGLIHIGDLSWTRIKHPKEVIKKGQEVETVVLNVDPVKKRLSLGYKQLNDPWDGIEDRYSRGQDIPVKVVRLADFGAFVELEKGVEGLIHISQLSTRRVEKPGDVLSEGQEVTARVIEVNPDDRRIRLSISALEEGDKRQRAPQSGARKKKSDGANRPMTNFQSEEGPITLGDAFGEALGNLFDKE from the coding sequence ATGAGTGAAGATATGCAGAACTACACAAACGAGGAAAACATGACCGAGACCATGGACGAGTCCGCACCTATGACTATGGAAGAGCTTCTCGAGAGCACCGGTGGGCTCGAGGAGATCCACAGAGGCAAGGTGGTTTCCGGCAAGGTAGTGGACCAGGTCGACGGTGGATGGCTCGTAGACGTGGGCTACAAATGTGAGGGTTTTCTGCCTACCAGAGAGTGGAGCCATCATATATTGGTCGACGACAACGAGGAGCCCGAGCTTGGACAGGAGCTTCAGGTCCAGGTGGTCAACATCCGTCAGGGTGAGGAATCTCAGCTCATCGTCAGCCGTTGGCGCTGCGAGTTCGATCGTAGATGGCAGGAGCTGGAGGAGAAGATCTCCGGACAGGAGACTTTCTCCGTCAGAGGACTTCGCAAGGTCAAGGGCGGACTTATGGTGGACTGCTGTTCGCTAGAGGGATTCATCCCGATCTCCCATCTCGCCGAGGAGGGAAGAGGGGTAAACCCCGGCAAGTTCATCGACGAGGTGTTCGACGTAAAGCTTCTCGAGAAGGATCGTCGCAAGCGTCGTCTCGTGCTGTCTCGCAGGACCATACTGGACGAAGAGCTCAAAGAACAGAGGGAAAACTTCTACAGGGACGTGACGGAGGGAACCGTTCTGGAAGGGACGGTCAGTAGCCTCACCTCCTTTGGAGTTTTCGTGAACCTCGGTCCTATCGACGGTCTTGTCCATATCAGCGAGCTTTCCTGGCAGAGAAACGCCAAGCCCAAGGACATCGCCAAGAAGGGCGACACGGTCAAGGTCAAGGTTATAGGTATAGATCAGGAGCACAACAGGATCTCTCTCAGCGTAAAGCAGACCCAGAGCGATCCGTGGGAGACCATCACCGAGAGGTGGAAGGACGGCGATACCGCAACCGGAACGGTCACGAACGTAACCGATTTCGGCGCTTTCGTGGAGGTCGAGGCTGGAATAGAGGGCCTTATCCACATAGGAGATCTGAGCTGGACAAGGATCAAGCATCCTAAAGAGGTTATCAAGAAAGGCCAGGAGGTCGAGACCGTCGTTCTCAACGTGGATCCGGTCAAGAAGCGCCTCAGCCTCGGATACAAGCAGCTCAACGATCCGTGGGATGGCATAGAGGACAGATATTCCAGAGGACAGGATATTCCGGTTAAGGTCGTCCGTCTAGCCGACTTCGGAGCTTTCGTGGAGCTCGAGAAGGGTGTGGAGGGCTTGATCCATATATCCCAGCTCAGCACCAGGAGGGTAGAGAAGCCCGGGGATGTCCTATCCGAGGGGCAGGAGGTCACAGCACGGGTGATCGAGGTAAACCCCGACGATCGTAGGATTCGTCTCAGCATAAGCGCTCTCGAGGAGGGCGATAAGAGGCAGAGGGCTCCTCAGAGTGGAGCTAGGAAGAAAAAATCCGACGGTGCCAACCGTCCGATGACCAACTTCCAGTCCGAAGAAGGCCCCATAACCCTGGGCGACGCCTTCGGCGAGGCTCTGGGTAACCTATTCGACAAAGAGTAG